The genome window CCGTACCGATCGTCACCCGCCCGTCGCAGCCCCGGCCCCACCCCGATCCCGAGCGCTTCATCCACTCTGACCGGAGGTCGTGAGCACATGTCCCTCGTATTGCTGCCGGCCGTGGACGTCGCCAATGGCCAGGCCGTCCGCCTCGTGCAAGGCGAGGCCGGGACGGAGACCTCGTACGGTGACCCGCTCGCGGCGGCGCTCGCCTGGCAGGAGGCGGGCGCCGAGTGGATCCACCTGGTCGACCTCGACGCGGCCTTCGGCAGGGGGAGCAACCGCGAGCTGCTCGCCGAAGTGGTCGGCAAGCTCGACATCAACGTCGAGCTGTCCGGCGGGATCCGCGACGACGAGTCGCTCAAGGCGGCGCTCGCCACGGGCTGCCGCCGGGTGAACATCGGCACCGCCGCCCTGGAGAACCCGGACTGGTGCGCCAAGGTGATCGCCGAGTACGGCGACCGCATCGCGGTGGGGCTCGACGTCCGGGGCACCACCCTCGCCGCCCGCGGCTGGACCAAGGAGGGCGGCGACCTGTGGGAGGTGCTCGACCGGCTGGAGTCGCAGGGCTGCCCGAGGTACGTGGTCACCGACGTGACCAAGGACGGCACGATGCGGGGGCCCAACGTCGACCTGCTCCGCCAGGTCTGCGCGCGGACCGAGCGGCCGGTGATCGCGAGCGGTGGGGTCTCCTCGCTCGACGACCTGCGCGCCCTGCGCGAGCTCGAGCCCGACGGGCTGGAGGGGGTCATCGTCGGCAAGGCGCTCTATGCGAACGCGTTCACGATTCAGGAGGCCCTCGCGGTGGTGAGAGGCGCATGACCAAGGGCACGCCGCCCGGCCGCATCTCCTCCGGCGGCCCATGGGAGGATCGATACGGTTACGCCCGCGCCGTGATCGCCGGGCCCCACGTGCTGGTCTCCGGGTGCACGGCGATGGTGGACGGCGAGGTTCAGCACGTCGGGGACGCGTACCAGCAGACGATCACCGCGCTCTCCATCGCCCTCGACGCGGTGGAGAAGGCGGGCACGTCCATCGACGACGTGGTCCGCACCCGGCTCTACATCGTGAACCCGGAGGACTTCGACAAGGTGGGCCGGGCGCACGGCGACTTCTTCGGCTCGGTACGGCCCGCGTGCACGAGCGTCCAGGTCGCCGGGCTGATCGATTCCCGGATGCTGGTCGAGGTCGAGGTCGAGGCGTATCGCGGGGAGTGGAGGCAATGACGGTCGCCGTACGGGTCATCCCGTGCCTCGACGTGGACGCCGGGCGGGTGGTCAAGGGCGTCAACTTCGAGAACCTCAGGGACGCCGGTGACCCGGTGGAGCTCGCCCGGCGGTACAACGCCGAGGGCGCCGATGAGCTGACCTTCCTCGACATCACCGCGTCGGCGGCCGGGCGGGAGACCATGGTCGACGTGGTGCGCCGCACCGCCGAGGAGGTCTTCATCCCGCTCACCGTGGGCGGGGGAGTGCGCTCGGTGGAGGACGTCGACCGCCTGCTCCGCGCCGGCGCGGACAAGGTGGCGATCAACACGGCGGCGGTCGCCCGGCCGGAGCTGCTCACCGAGGCGTCCCGCCGGTTCGGGGCGCAGTGCATCGTGCTCTCCATCGACGCCCGCCGGGTGGTGGACGGCCCGCCGACGCCCTCGGGGTTCGAGGTGACCACCCACGGCGGCCGCCGCGGGACCGGGATCGACCTGGTCGAGTGGGCCCGGCGGGGCGAGGAGCTCGGCGTCGGGGAGATCCTGCTGAACTCCATGGACGGGGACGGCACCCAGGCGGGCTACGACCTGGAGATGATCCGGGCGGTCCGGGCCGCGGTGACCGTGCCCATCATCGCCTCGGGCGGGGCGGGGCGGCTGGAGGACTTCCCGCCCGCGATCGAGGCGGGCGCCAACGCCGTGCTGGCGGCCTCGGTCTTCCACTTCGGCCAGCTCAAGATCCCTGAGGTGAAGGAGGCGCTGCGCGCCGCCGGCCACCCGGTGCGCTGACCGCGCGGGCACCGGGGCCGGGAGGCGCCCGCCCGTGTTCCGGCGTGGGCCGCCGGTGGCCGTCCGCGGGCGGCCACCGGCGGTGCCGTACGCCACGGGCGCCTTCGCGCGGCGCGACCCGCCTTCGCCGTGCGCGGGCGGGGCGCCGGCCCCGGAATTTGTGATCTACAACGTAAAGGCGCGGAGCGCATGGCAGGCACGCCGGACGGCGTCTTCCGCATGGCGCGAACGACCGGCACCTCTCGTCACGACCAGCGGCCGCACCCGGGCGGAGCGGCGCATGGCACACCCGTGGGGCCGCGCGGGGCCGGCATCGCGGCGCGAGAGGAAAGCGACCGGGGCGAGGGAGCCGGACACCGGTGAG of Thermobispora bispora DSM 43833 contains these proteins:
- the priA gene encoding bifunctional 1-(5-phosphoribosyl)-5-((5-phosphoribosylamino)methylideneamino)imidazole-4-carboxamide isomerase/phosphoribosylanthranilate isomerase PriA, whose translation is MSLVLLPAVDVANGQAVRLVQGEAGTETSYGDPLAAALAWQEAGAEWIHLVDLDAAFGRGSNRELLAEVVGKLDINVELSGGIRDDESLKAALATGCRRVNIGTAALENPDWCAKVIAEYGDRIAVGLDVRGTTLAARGWTKEGGDLWEVLDRLESQGCPRYVVTDVTKDGTMRGPNVDLLRQVCARTERPVIASGGVSSLDDLRALRELEPDGLEGVIVGKALYANAFTIQEALAVVRGA
- a CDS encoding RidA family protein; the encoded protein is MTKGTPPGRISSGGPWEDRYGYARAVIAGPHVLVSGCTAMVDGEVQHVGDAYQQTITALSIALDAVEKAGTSIDDVVRTRLYIVNPEDFDKVGRAHGDFFGSVRPACTSVQVAGLIDSRMLVEVEVEAYRGEWRQ
- the hisF gene encoding imidazole glycerol phosphate synthase subunit HisF, with product MTVAVRVIPCLDVDAGRVVKGVNFENLRDAGDPVELARRYNAEGADELTFLDITASAAGRETMVDVVRRTAEEVFIPLTVGGGVRSVEDVDRLLRAGADKVAINTAAVARPELLTEASRRFGAQCIVLSIDARRVVDGPPTPSGFEVTTHGGRRGTGIDLVEWARRGEELGVGEILLNSMDGDGTQAGYDLEMIRAVRAAVTVPIIASGGAGRLEDFPPAIEAGANAVLAASVFHFGQLKIPEVKEALRAAGHPVR